The genomic DNA GACGGCAGGTCTCCTGGCTCGCGGCTTCCGGCATCGGCGCGGGACGCCATGCCGGCTTCGCCAGCCCTGTCTTCCCGGGCCCCGGCCTCCTTGCGGAGAGGCGAGGGCTCAGTGACCCGCCAGGCCGTCTCCGGAAGGGGCGGCAGGGCGGACGGGCCAGCGGGGAACCGCTGACAGTTGCGGGGGCAGCGGCCGACTTGCTCCCGGGCGCGAGGCCCGGCCGGAGCGCACGGCCTTCCCTTTTCACCCGCTCGCGCGGGACCGTCGACGGGCCAACCTATCCCGCGCATGGGCCGGCGGGCAAGGCGAAGCCGCGACCGCCGCGGCACGCCATCCCTCACCCCATCCCGCAGCACGGGCACGCCGGCCAGCACATGCGGCAGCGGCGTGCCGTGGCGCTGCCGGTGCGCGGCGTCGAAACCCGCGCGCTCCAGCGCCTCGCAACGGTCGAGATGGCGCAGCAGCAGCCGCTCCGCCCGTTCCGAGGAGGCATGGCGGCGGCGCCACAGGCGCCAGAGGAGATGCGCGTTCACGGCCCAGGCGTCATAGGCATGCTCCCGCATCCGCTGGCGCACGGCGGGCGGCAGGGCGTCGAAGCAGGCCCATTCGTCGCCGCCCCAGCGGCGCCAAAGCGTTTCCCGGACGGTGTTGTCGTTTCCCGCCACGCCGCTCAGCCCCAGGCTGGGAAAGGGTCCGGCAGCCGGGCCCAGGCGCGCGGCCCGTGCCGCATCTCCGCATCGGTCAGCAGGCAGGCATCGAGTTGCCGGCGCAGCGCCGCCTCGTCCATGCCGGCGCCGATGAAGACCACCTCCTGCCGCCGGTCGCCGAAGGGCTCCCGCCACTGGGCACGGATGCCGTCTCGCCATTCCGGGTCCCCGGGCCAGCGGGCGGGGTCCACGGCCGCGAACCAGTGGCCCGCCGCCTCGTGCCGCCCGACCTGCCCGGCCAGTTGCCAGGAGCCCGCCCAGCCCATGCGCGTGGCCAGCCAGAAGAAGCCCTTGGCCCGCACCACGCCCGGCAGGTCGGATTCGATCAAGGCCTTCCACCGCGCCGGATGCAGCGGGTGCCGCGCCCGCCAGACGAAGGAGCGGATGCCGAACTCCTCGCTTTCCGGCAGGTGCCCGCCCGCCAGGGCCTGGGCCCAGCCCGCCGCGCGCTGCGCCCGCGCGAAGTCGAAGCGCCCGGTTCCCAGCACCTCGGGCAGCGGGACGCGGCCATGGTCGGCGGCGAGGATGGCGGCCGTGGGGTTGAAGGTGGCGAGCAGCGCGGCCAGCCGTTCCCGCTCCGCCGCGTCCATGCGGTCGGTCTTGTTGATCACCAGCACGTCGGCGAACTCGACCTGCTCCACCAGCAGGTCCACCAGCAGCCGGTCATCCTCCTCGCCCGCCGTCTCACCCCGGACGCGCAGCGTGTCGGCGGAGCCGTAGTCGCGCAGGAAGGCCGGGCCATCGACCACGGTCACCATCGTGTCCAGCCGTGCCAGGTCGCCCAGGCTGCGCCCCGCCTCGTCGCGGAAGTCGAAGGTGGCCGCCACCGGCATGGGCTCCGCGATGCCGGTGCTCTCGATCACCAGCGCATCGAAGCGCCCTTCCCGCGCCAGGCGGGCAACCTCCACCATCAGGTCCTCGCGCAGGGTGCAGCAGATGCAGCCGTTGCTCATCTCCACCAGCTTCTCGCTGGTGCGGGTCAGCGTCCCATCCGCCGAGGGCGTGCCGGCGACGAGCGCGGCGTCGATGTTCACCTCGCTCATGTCGTTGACGATGACGGCGACGCGCCGGCCCTCGCGGTTGGCGAGGATGTGGTTGAGCAGCGTCGTCTTGCCCGCCCCCAGGAAACCCGAGAGCACGGTGACGGGGAGGCGTGTGTCAAAGGTCATGGAGTGGAATCCGTCCGGCTTCGTCGAGGCAGAGGAGCAGCCGGGGCACGGGCACGCCGTCCATCGGCGGGGATCGGTGCACCAGCCCGCGGCCGGGCGCGGCGGGATGCGCGTCGCCCTTGAGGATCGCGGCATCGCCGGTGCCCAGGCGCGCGGGCACCGGGCCGCCTTGCGGGTCATGGGCACGCGCGGCTTCCGCCCCGAACAGGGGAAGCCATTCCGTGCCTGCCCCGGCATAGGTGCAAAGCAGGCGCAGCCCCACCGCATCGGCATGGAAGAGGCGGCAGGCATCGCCGGTGATGCCCTCCAGCCGCGCCCGGAGGCGCTTCCGACCCAGGATCACGGAGAAGCTGACGCAGAGCCAGCGGATGTCGCGCAACAGGGCGGGCGGCAAGGGCGCCGGCAGCTTCGCGGCGAGGCGGAGGGCGCAATCCTCGGCCAGATCCTCCACCACCATGCGGAAGGGGGCGAGGCGCATCAGGGGCCGCAGGACACCGGGTTCCGGCGGCGGGCGCTGCCAGATGGCAAGCGGCACGTCGGGCCGGCGCACCTCCATCAGCACACCGGGATCGGCGGCGGCCAGGATGCGGAAGGCGCCTTCATCGGGCGCTGTCAGGGCTTCGCTGAGGAACACGCCCTGGGGTCTATATGTAATGTTATAATATTACAATACCCGGCCCGCATTCGCGGCGGGGAGAACCGGGGCGCGCCGCCCCGGGACCAAAGGCTCCCGCTACCAGCTCCGCAGTCGGCGCAGGCGCGGGGTCTTCTTGTGCTGGTGCTCGTCCATGCGTCCGAGCAGTGAGTCCAGCTCGGCGATGGCGCGGTGCAGATAGGGGCCCTTGTTCAGCATGACGCATTCGGCCCGCGCCGCCATCGCGGCGTCGGTCATCTCGCCGCGCGAGGGCGCCCCCTTCTTGATCAGCCGCTCCAGCACCTGGGTCGCCCAGATCACCGGCACATGCGCGGCCTCGCCGAGCCAGAGGATCTCCTCCTGCATCTCCGCCATCCGGGCGAAGCCGATCTCCACCGCCAGGTCGCCGCGCGCGATCATGATCGCCGTCGGCTGCTGCCCCGCGGCGCGCGTCAGGATGGCGGGCAGGGCACGGACAGCCCGCGTGGTCTCGATCTTCAGGATCAGCGACAGGCTCCGCCAGTCATCGGGCCGGCGGCGCTCCAGCTCCTCCTGCAACAGGGCCACGTCCTGGGCCGACTGCACGAAGGAATAGCCGATGCCGTCGGCATGCTGCGCGACGAAGTCCAGGTCCTGCCGGTCCTGGTCGGTCAGCGCGGCGCAGTGCAGGTCGGTATCGGGGAAGTTGATGCCCTTTTCCGGCTTCAGCTTCACGCTGCCGCCCGCCGCGGCGGTGACGCGCGCCACCACCCCCCAGGGCTCCACCCGCTCGATGCTGGCGCCGAGCTTGCCGTCATCGATGAAGAGCCGCTCCCCCGGCCGGACCATGCCCAGCACCCCGCCCAGCGTGCATTCCACCGACGCACGGACCCCCTCCGGCGCCACCGCCCCGATCCCGCCGGGCGCGGTGACGACCAGCCGGTCGCCTTCCGCCACGCGATGCGCGCCGGCCACCCGCACCTCGCCGGTGCGGATCTTCGGGCCGCCCAGGTCCATGATCACCTTCATGCGCCGGCCGGTGGCGGCCTCGGCCGTCCGGACATGCGCGATCATGCGCTGCCAGGCCTCCCGCCCGTCATGGGCGCAGTTGATCCGCACCGCCTCGACGCCGCGCTCGGCCAGTTTCCGCATGAAGGCGGGATCGTCGGCGGCCTCGCTCGGGCAGGTGACCAGCAGATGCACGGGCCGTTGCGGCGAGGCCGGGCCCAGCACCGCCCGCGTCCGTTCCGCCAGCCGGCGCTCCCCCTCGAAGAAGGCTGCCGGCGACACCAGCGGCTCCTCGGCCGGCCGTCCGGCCAGGGCCGCGAGAGCGCGTTCCACGCTTTCCAGCACGGGCAGCACACGGCTTTCCAGCCGGCCCAGCGAGGACAGGCCCAGCAGCATCAGCGGCCGCTGCAAGGGGCGCAGATCCCGGTGCCGCAGCGCGAGATAGCAGGCAAGGTTCTCCGCGCCCGGCCGGAAGTCGGGCTGGTGGAGCGAGCCCTCCCATTGCCGCACCAGGCTGCGCCCTTCCTCGCGCACCGCCTTCAGCAGGGCCCGGATCTCGGCATGCAGGACTGGCACATCCACCGGCAGGTCCTCTCCGGGGAGCGGCTGCCCTGTGGCTTCGGAAGACCGGGCGGGATCATCGGACATGCGGCGTCTCCTGCGGGACAACCACCTTTCTAGCGCAGCCCGCCCGGCTCCCGCGTGAAGCTGACGTGACGCGCCGGATCAGCCCCGCTTGGCCTGCGCCGCCATGCGCACCGTGGCGTTGGCCGCACCGAAGCCGGTGGCGCCACGGCGCTCGATCATCTCGAAGAAGAAGCGGTGCTCGAAGGCGCGCAGGTAGAAATGCAGCAGCTCACCGCCCGCATCGCGGTCGTAGAGCACGTCATGCTGCTGCAGCTTGCGCAGGAACTCGTCGTCCAGCCCCCATTTCGCCTGCAGGTCGTCGTAGTAGTTCGCCGGCACGGAGAGGGTTTCCGCCCCGCGCCGCCGCACGTCGCGCACGCTGGCGAAGATGTCCTTGGTGTCGAAGGCGATGTGGTGCACGCCGGCCCCGGCGAAGGCGGTGACGAAGCGGCCGGTGGAGGTCTTCTGCCCCTCCGAGATGTTCAGCGGCAGGCGGAGCGTGCCATTGTCGGACACCACCGCGCGGCTGCGCACCAGTCCCTGCGGATCGGCGAGATCCCAGATCGACTGCGGCTCCAGCCCGAAGACGCTGCGCCAGAACAGCACCGCGGAATCCATCGTGCCGTTGGGCAAGGCGAGCGCGATGTGGTCGCAGCCGGTGAGGCCGCTGTCGGCGACCTCCGTGCCTTCCTCCAGCATCACGAAATCGTCCTGCCAGCTCCCCTCCCCGGGGCGCGGCGCCTCGACCAGCAGGATCAGCGTGCCGTCGGTGTTGCGGATGCCGGAAATCGGCAGCTCGCCCTCGCCCCGGTGCTCCTGCCAGTCGGAGCAGAGCAGCTTGCGGGCGCGCGTCAGCGTCTGCCCCACATCGTCCACCCGCACGGCGAAGGCGCAGACCGAGGGGCCATGGAGCTGGAAGTGCTCGGAGGCGGCGCTGTCCTGCTCGCTGTTCAGCACCAGGGAAACATCGCCCTGGCGGTAGAGGTCCACATCCTTGCTGCGGTGCCGCCCGGCGCGGCGGAAGCCGGTGCGCTCCAGATAGGTGGCGAGCTTGCGCCGCGCGCCCTCGTCCACCGCGAATTCCAGGAACTCCACCCGCTCCACCACCGGCGGCGGCGGCAGGTCGAGCACGCCGGTGCGGGATTCGGTGAAGATCAGCGAGCGCAGCCCGTCGCGCGCGTTGGTGCGGGCCGGCAGGGTGCGGAAATCGTCGTTGAAGATTTCCAGCGACAAGGGGCCGCGATAGCCGGAGGCCACCACCGCGCGGGTGAAATCCTCCACCGGCAGGTCGCCCTGGCCGGGGAAGTTGCGGAAATGCCGGCTCCAGGACAGCACGTCCATGGTCAGCTTCGGCGCGTCGGCGAGCTGCACGAAGAAGATCCGCTCGCCGGGCACCTGGGCGATGCCGGAAGGATCGTCGCCCAGGGAAAGGGTATGGAAGCTGTCGAGGATCAGCCCCAGCGCCGGGTGATCCGCCTCCTGCACCACCTTCCAGGCATGGCTCCAGCGCCGGATGTTCTGCCCCCAGGCCAGGGCCTCGAAGCCGACGCGCAGGCCCCGCTTCGCCGCCCGCTCCGCCATCTCCCGCAGGTCGGCTGCGGCCCGGGCATCGTCGTCCAGGCTGTGCGGCTGCGTGTTGGAGCAGACCAGCACGAGATCCGTGCCCAGGGCCTGCATCACGTCGAACTTGCGCTCGGCGCGGTCCATGTTGCGGGCGCGCTGCGGCTCCGGCATGGATTCGAAGTCGCGGAAGGGCTGGAAGATGGCGATCTCCAGCCCCAGGTCGCGCGCCGCCTTGCGCACATCGGCGGGCGTGCCCTCGAAGGTGAGCAGGTCGTTCTCGAAGATCTCCACCCCGTCGAAGCCGGCCGCGGCCGCCGCTTCCAGCTTGTCGAGCAGGTTTCCGCTCAGCGAGACCGTGGCGATCGAGCGCGCGAAACGCGACTTCGTGGGCAGCATGGCTGTCTTCCGGATGCTCGGGGCGGTATGCTCAGGCCGGCCCGCTCAGTTCAATGGGCGGAGACCTGCGGGATCTTCAGCATATCACGGGCCTGCCGCGCCGTCGCGACCGGCCGGTCGTACTGCGCGCACAGTTCCGCCACCCGCTTCACGAGCTGGGCATTGCTCTCCGCCAGGGTGTTCTTGTCCCAGCGGATGTTGTCCTCCAGCCCGGTGCGGACATGGCCGCCCATCTCCAGCGCCCAGTGGTTGACCTCCAACTGGTGGCGGCCGATGCCAGCTGCGGTCCAGGTGGCGTCGGGCAGCATCTCCCGCAGCTTCTGGACCTCGAACTCCAGGATGTCGCGCTTCGCCGGCAGGGCGTGCTTCACGCCCAGCACGAACTGCACATGCGGCGGCGGCTTCAGCAGCCCCTGGTTCACCATGTCCACCGTGTTGTAGAGCATGGCGAGGTCGAAGGCCTCGATCTCCGGCTTGATGCCATAGTCGAGCATCTGCTGCGCCAGGTGGCGCACGAAATCGGGCGGGTTCTCATAGACGATGGTGGGGAAGTTGACCGAGCCGGTGGCGAGCGAGGCCATGTCCGGCTTCAGGTAGAGCATCGCCCCGCGCTGGTCCATCGAGCGGCCGCGCCCGCCCGTCGAGAACTGGATGATGATGTCCGGGCAGTGCTTGCGGATGCCCTCCTGCAGGGCCGCGAACTTCTCCGGGTCGGAGGAGGAGCTCTCGTCCTCGTTGCGGACATGGACATGGACCAGGGTGGCCCCGGCCTCATAGGCGGCCTGAGTGGATTCCACCTGTTCCGGAATAGTGATCGGAACGGCGGGGTTGTCCTTCTTGCGCGGCACCGAGCCGGTGATGGCCACGCTGATGATGCAGGGCTCGCCCATGGTTCCGTTTCCTCCCTGGTCCCGTCCGTTCCCCGGACGCCTTCGATCAGACTTTCTCGATCAGGGCCGCGATGCCCTGGCCGACGCCGATGCACATGGTGGCGATGGCGCGCCGGCCGCCCAGCGTCTCCAGCGCGTTCACCGAGGTCAGCGCGATGCGCGCACCCGATGCGCCCAGCGGGTGCCCCAGCGCGATGGCGCCGCCATGCGGGTTCACCTGCGGCGCATCATCGGGCAGGCCGAGGTCGCGCGTCACCGCCAGAGCCTGGCTGGCGAAGGCCTCGTTCAGCTCGATCACGTCGATCTCGCCGATCGACAGCCCGGTGCGGGCCAGCAGCTTCTTCGTCGCGGGCGCCGGGCCGAAGCCCATGATGCGCGGCTCGACGCCGGCGGTGGCCATGCTCACCACCCGGGCGCGCGGGGTCAGCCCGTATTTCCGGGCCGCCGCCTCGCTGGCGATGATCAGCGCCGCGGCGCCGTCGTTCACGCCCGAGGCATTGCCCGCCGTGACCGTGCCGGGGTTGCGGAAGGGGGTCTTGAGCTTGGCCAGGCCCTCCAGCGTCGTCTCGGGACGCGGGTGCTCGTCCACCTCCACCACCGTGTCGCCCTTGCGGCCGGGGATGGTGACGGGGATGATCTCGCGGGCGAAGAAGCCCGCCTCCTGCGCCGCCCTGGCCTTCTGCTGCGAGCGATAGGCGAAGACGTCCTGGTCCTCGCGCGAGATGCCGAACTGCTCCGCCACGTTCTCGCCCGTCTCGGGCATGGAATCCGTGCCGTAGGTCTTCTTCATCATCGGGTTGACGAAGCGCCAGCCGATGGTGGTGTCCTCGATCTTGGCGTCGCGCGAGAAGGCCGTCGCCGCCTTGCCCATCACGAAGGGCGCGCGGGTCATGCTCTCCACGCCGCCGGCGATCACCAGCTCCGCGTCGCCGGAGCGGATCATGCGCGCCGCCGTGCCCACGGCATCGAGGCCCGAGCCGCAGAGCCGGTTCAGCGTCGATCCCGGCACCGCCACGGGCAGGCCGGCGAGCAGCACCGCCATGCGGGCCACGTCGCGGTTGTCCTCGCCCGCCTGGTTGGCGCAGCCGACATAGCAGTCGTCCACCGCCGCCCAGTCCACGCCCTTGTTGCGCTCCACCAGGGCGCGCAAGGCATGGGCCAGCAGGTCGTCCGGGCGCACATCCTTCAGCGCGCCGGCATAGCGGCCGATCGGGGTGCGGACGAAGTCGCAGATGTAAGCGTCAGCCATGGTTCGCTCCCCTCTCAATCGGCCCTGTGCAGCTTCGCGCCGGTCCGGGCCTGAAGCGTCTCGAAATCCAGCCCCGGCACCATCTCGCGCACCACGAAGCCCTGCTCCGTGATGTCGATCACCGCGAGGTTGGTATAGACCCGCGTCACCGCGCGCCCGGCGGTCAGCGGATAGGAGCATTCCTCCACCAGCCGCGGCCGCCCGTCCTTGGTGGTGTGCTCCATCACCACCCAGAGGCGCTTGGCGCCCACCGAAAGGTCCATGGCCCCGCCCACGGCGGGGGCGCTGTCATTGGCCGAGGTCGCCCAGTTGGCGATGTCGCCGTTCTGCGCCACCTCGAAGGCCCCGAGCACGCAGAGGTCCAGGTGCCCGCCCCGGATGATCGAGAAGCTGTCCGCGTGGTGGAAGAAGCTGCCGCCCGGGGTCAGCGTCACATACTGCTTGCCCGCGTTGATCAGCCAGGGATCGACCTTGCCCTCCTCCGGCGCCGGGCCCATGCCCAGCAGCCCGTTCTCGGAATGGATCACCACCTCGTGGCCCGCCGGGATCTGGTCGGCCACCAGGGTCGGCACGCCGATGCCCAGGTTCACGTACCAGCCCTCGGGAATGTCCTTTGCCACGCGCGCCGCCATCTGCGGGCGGCTGAGCGGCTTGAAACTCACCGTCTCCGACATGTCTCGCTCCTCCGCCTCAGCTCTGGGGGTCGCCATAGGGCACATGCACCACGCGGTCGGTGAAGATGCCGGGCGTGACGATGGCCTCCGGGTCCAGTCCCCGCTCATCCTCGCAGAGATGCTGGGTCTGCACGACGGTGCATTTGCCCGCCATGGCCATCACCGGATTGAAGTTCCGGCCGGACTCCCGATAGACGAGGTTGCCCCAGCGGTCCGCCCGCCAGGCCTCGACCAGCGCGACGTCGCCCGGCAGTGCTTCCTCCAGGATGCAGGGGCGGCCATTGTACTCGCGCACCTCCTTGCCCTTGGCCAGCAGCGTGTTGGCGCCGGTCGGGGTGAAGAAGGCCGGCACGCCCGCGCCCGCGGCGCGCATCCGCTCGGCCAGCGTGCCCTGCGGCACGATCTCGAGCTCGATCTTCCCGGCCTTGTACAGTTCCTCGAAGACCACGGAGCCGGAGGAGCGCGGGAAGGAGCAGACGATCTTGCGCACCCGCCCCAGCTCCATCAGCTTCGCCAGGCCAGTGCGCCCGGTGCCGGCATTGTTGGCGACGACGGTGAGGTCCTTCGCCCCCTGCTCCGCCAGCCCCTCGATCAGGGCATTGGGCTGCCCCACCGGGCCGAAGCCACCGATCAGCACGGTGGACCCGTCCTTGACCCCTTCCAGCGCCTCCGCGATCGAGCGGACGAATTTGTTGATCATGCGGTCTTCCCGTTGCGGCGCGGAAGGGTCGCCGCCTGCTGCAGCACCCGGTCGATGAAGAGGCTGGTCGCGCCCAGATAGCCAGCCGGATCGGTGAGGGCCTCGATCTTCTCCCGGTCGAGGCGGGAGGACACCTCCTCCTCCCGCGACAGCGCCTCGGCGAGGGGGACACCCTCCTTCAGCGCCACGTCGCAGGCATGGTGGACGGCATGATGCGCCTGCTCGCGCCCCAGCACGGGGGCGAGGCCCATCATC from Roseomonas gilardii includes the following:
- the zigA gene encoding zinc metallochaperone GTPase ZigA, translated to MTFDTRLPVTVLSGFLGAGKTTLLNHILANREGRRVAVIVNDMSEVNIDAALVAGTPSADGTLTRTSEKLVEMSNGCICCTLREDLMVEVARLAREGRFDALVIESTGIAEPMPVAATFDFRDEAGRSLGDLARLDTMVTVVDGPAFLRDYGSADTLRVRGETAGEEDDRLLVDLLVEQVEFADVLVINKTDRMDAAERERLAALLATFNPTAAILAADHGRVPLPEVLGTGRFDFARAQRAAGWAQALAGGHLPESEEFGIRSFVWRARHPLHPARWKALIESDLPGVVRAKGFFWLATRMGWAGSWQLAGQVGRHEAAGHWFAAVDPARWPGDPEWRDGIRAQWREPFGDRRQEVVFIGAGMDEAALRRQLDACLLTDAEMRHGPRAWARLPDPFPAWG
- a CDS encoding DUF1826 domain-containing protein encodes the protein MFLSEALTAPDEGAFRILAAADPGVLMEVRRPDVPLAIWQRPPPEPGVLRPLMRLAPFRMVVEDLAEDCALRLAAKLPAPLPPALLRDIRWLCVSFSVILGRKRLRARLEGITGDACRLFHADAVGLRLLCTYAGAGTEWLPLFGAEAARAHDPQGGPVPARLGTGDAAILKGDAHPAAPGRGLVHRSPPMDGVPVPRLLLCLDEAGRIPLHDL
- a CDS encoding pyruvate kinase, which translates into the protein MSDDPARSSEATGQPLPGEDLPVDVPVLHAEIRALLKAVREEGRSLVRQWEGSLHQPDFRPGAENLACYLALRHRDLRPLQRPLMLLGLSSLGRLESRVLPVLESVERALAALAGRPAEEPLVSPAAFFEGERRLAERTRAVLGPASPQRPVHLLVTCPSEAADDPAFMRKLAERGVEAVRINCAHDGREAWQRMIAHVRTAEAATGRRMKVIMDLGGPKIRTGEVRVAGAHRVAEGDRLVVTAPGGIGAVAPEGVRASVECTLGGVLGMVRPGERLFIDDGKLGASIERVEPWGVVARVTAAAGGSVKLKPEKGINFPDTDLHCAALTDQDRQDLDFVAQHADGIGYSFVQSAQDVALLQEELERRRPDDWRSLSLILKIETTRAVRALPAILTRAAGQQPTAIMIARGDLAVEIGFARMAEMQEEILWLGEAAHVPVIWATQVLERLIKKGAPSRGEMTDAAMAARAECVMLNKGPYLHRAIAELDSLLGRMDEHQHKKTPRLRRLRSW
- a CDS encoding bifunctional sugar phosphate isomerase/epimerase/4-hydroxyphenylpyruvate dioxygenase family protein, whose translation is MLPTKSRFARSIATVSLSGNLLDKLEAAAAAGFDGVEIFENDLLTFEGTPADVRKAARDLGLEIAIFQPFRDFESMPEPQRARNMDRAERKFDVMQALGTDLVLVCSNTQPHSLDDDARAAADLREMAERAAKRGLRVGFEALAWGQNIRRWSHAWKVVQEADHPALGLILDSFHTLSLGDDPSGIAQVPGERIFFVQLADAPKLTMDVLSWSRHFRNFPGQGDLPVEDFTRAVVASGYRGPLSLEIFNDDFRTLPARTNARDGLRSLIFTESRTGVLDLPPPPVVERVEFLEFAVDEGARRKLATYLERTGFRRAGRHRSKDVDLYRQGDVSLVLNSEQDSAASEHFQLHGPSVCAFAVRVDDVGQTLTRARKLLCSDWQEHRGEGELPISGIRNTDGTLILLVEAPRPGEGSWQDDFVMLEEGTEVADSGLTGCDHIALALPNGTMDSAVLFWRSVFGLEPQSIWDLADPQGLVRSRAVVSDNGTLRLPLNISEGQKTSTGRFVTAFAGAGVHHIAFDTKDIFASVRDVRRRGAETLSVPANYYDDLQAKWGLDDEFLRKLQQHDVLYDRDAGGELLHFYLRAFEHRFFFEMIERRGATGFGAANATVRMAAQAKRG
- a CDS encoding 3-keto-5-aminohexanoate cleavage protein, whose product is MGEPCIISVAITGSVPRKKDNPAVPITIPEQVESTQAAYEAGATLVHVHVRNEDESSSSDPEKFAALQEGIRKHCPDIIIQFSTGGRGRSMDQRGAMLYLKPDMASLATGSVNFPTIVYENPPDFVRHLAQQMLDYGIKPEIEAFDLAMLYNTVDMVNQGLLKPPPHVQFVLGVKHALPAKRDILEFEVQKLREMLPDATWTAAGIGRHQLEVNHWALEMGGHVRTGLEDNIRWDKNTLAESNAQLVKRVAELCAQYDRPVATARQARDMLKIPQVSAH
- the pcaF gene encoding 3-oxoadipyl-CoA thiolase, whose translation is MADAYICDFVRTPIGRYAGALKDVRPDDLLAHALRALVERNKGVDWAAVDDCYVGCANQAGEDNRDVARMAVLLAGLPVAVPGSTLNRLCGSGLDAVGTAARMIRSGDAELVIAGGVESMTRAPFVMGKAATAFSRDAKIEDTTIGWRFVNPMMKKTYGTDSMPETGENVAEQFGISREDQDVFAYRSQQKARAAQEAGFFAREIIPVTIPGRKGDTVVEVDEHPRPETTLEGLAKLKTPFRNPGTVTAGNASGVNDGAAALIIASEAAARKYGLTPRARVVSMATAGVEPRIMGFGPAPATKKLLARTGLSIGEIDVIELNEAFASQALAVTRDLGLPDDAPQVNPHGGAIALGHPLGASGARIALTSVNALETLGGRRAIATMCIGVGQGIAALIEKV
- a CDS encoding 3-oxoacid CoA-transferase subunit B, whose translation is MSETVSFKPLSRPQMAARVAKDIPEGWYVNLGIGVPTLVADQIPAGHEVVIHSENGLLGMGPAPEEGKVDPWLINAGKQYVTLTPGGSFFHHADSFSIIRGGHLDLCVLGAFEVAQNGDIANWATSANDSAPAVGGAMDLSVGAKRLWVVMEHTTKDGRPRLVEECSYPLTAGRAVTRVYTNLAVIDITEQGFVVREMVPGLDFETLQARTGAKLHRAD
- a CDS encoding 3-oxoacid CoA-transferase subunit A — encoded protein: MINKFVRSIAEALEGVKDGSTVLIGGFGPVGQPNALIEGLAEQGAKDLTVVANNAGTGRTGLAKLMELGRVRKIVCSFPRSSGSVVFEELYKAGKIELEIVPQGTLAERMRAAGAGVPAFFTPTGANTLLAKGKEVREYNGRPCILEEALPGDVALVEAWRADRWGNLVYRESGRNFNPVMAMAGKCTVVQTQHLCEDERGLDPEAIVTPGIFTDRVVHVPYGDPQS